A window from Solanum stenotomum isolate F172 chromosome 7, ASM1918654v1, whole genome shotgun sequence encodes these proteins:
- the LOC125869706 gene encoding uncharacterized protein LOC125869706: MDPLKYIFQKAMPTGKLAKWQMLLSEFDIVYVTQKVVKGQALADHLAENPIDEEYEPLKTYFPNEDVLFIGEAISESYPSWRVFFDGVVNYNGAGIGAVLISEFGQHYPVTAKLRFHCTNNMAEYEAFILGIMLAIDMNVQDFLVIGDSDLLIHQVQEEWAVKNPKIVPYAQLVQRFCKRFRKIDFMHTPRLQNEFADALATISSMIKYPDQNYIDPLEIDLKEQPTHYSHVEAKPDGKPWYYDIKKYLETGIYPEDATSNQKKEICRLANNFFPSGEILYRRTPNLGLLRCVDSMEATRLLEEVHAVVCGPHMNWLTLVTNIIRAGYFWMTMEHDCCRFVQKCHKCQVHGDLIRVPPHELNAMGSPWPFVAWGMDVIGPIEPADFNGHRFILVATDYVTP; this comes from the coding sequence ATGGATccattgaagtatattttccagaaagctaTGCCGACTGGAAAACTGGCGAAATGGCAGATGCTTCTGAGCGAGTTTGACATTGTTTATGTTACTCAAAAAGTGGTAAAAGGACAAGCATTGGCCGATCATCTTGCAGAAAATCCAATCGACGAAGAATATGAACCGCTCAAAACATATTTCCCTAACGAAGATGTATTGTTCATAGGAGAAGCCATTTCTGAGTCATACCCTAGTTGGAGGGTATTCTTTGATGGAGTGGTGAATTATAATGGAGCTGGAATTGGAGCGGTTCTAATATCGGAATTCGGTCAACATTACCCCGTGACGGCTAAACTTCGATTTCATTGCACCAATAATATGGCAGAATACGAGGCTTTCATTCTTGGTATAATGTTAGCCATTGACATGAATGTCCAAGATTTTCTAGTAATTGGAGATTCAGACTTGTTAATTCATCAGGTTCAAGAGGAATGGGCCGTGAAGAATCCAAAGATTGTACCATATGCACAATTGGTGCAAAGATTCTGCAAAAGATTTCGAAAGATAGATTTTATGCACACTCCAAGGTTGCAAAATGAATTTGCTGATGCTCTTGCCACTATCTCCTCTATGATCAAGTATCCAGATCAGAATTACATTGATCCTTTGGAGATAGATTTAAAGGAACAACCCACTCATTATTCGCATGTCGAAGCGAAACCAGATGGAAAGCCTTGGTATTATGATATAAAGAAGTACCTGGAGACTGGAATTTATCCAGAAGATGCGACATCCAATCAAAAGAAGGAAATATGTCGATTGGCTAACAATTTCTTTCcaagtggggaaatcctttataggaggactccaAATTTGGGACTCCTCAGGTGCGTAGATTCCATGGAAGCTACAAGACTTCTTGAGGAGGTACATGCTGTAGTCTGTGGACCTCATATGAATTGGCTTACTTTGGTAACAAATATCATTCGAGCtggttatttttggatgactatggagcaTGATTGTTGTAGATTTGTGCAAAAGTGTCATAAATGCCAAGTACATGGTGATTTGATCAGAGTACCCCCTCACGAACTTAATGCTATGGGATCACCTTGGCCATTTGTGGcctggggcatggatgtcattggccCAATTGAGCCAGCCGACTTTAATGGACACAGATTTATTTTGGTTGCCACTGATTATGTAACACCCTGA